In one Candidatus Pelagibacter sp. HTCC7211 genomic region, the following are encoded:
- a CDS encoding NAD-dependent epimerase/dehydratase family protein encodes MAKFSSITENNTIRLAFKRLHGEHGKILAVIDKKKSLLGVISTGDLRRAILDGYNLNDKIKKIYNRNVTYVYKDELEKKKLNKSNFGSGSLGDSTFYVPIVNNNKKVYDMIPVEKVLATLENRKLMPSKKKRTLPKILIVGGGGFIGTVLASKLLEKNYHVTILDKLIYDHKIIKKNFNKKKNLNFILGDVCDLNTQIKAIKEIDIVVYLAEIVGDPACSAKPEDALKTNYLSVLSFAHLCSHLAIDKFIYTSSCSVYGLDKNNKLLNEKSNLNPVSHYARIKIMSEKALLSSSNNYFKPTIVRLGTVFGPSKRMRFDLVVNTMSKFAYFNNKIDVFGGNQWRPNIHVEDVADGIISIIKSKKKKIENQIFNLSNDKLNLQIIDIAEKVKTTFKNAKLNVIKTSTDPRNYKVTSRKIKNKTGFVAKKSIENSLKEIKNMFRLKKIKNPDNKIYNNFLSLK; translated from the coding sequence ATGGCTAAATTTTCAAGTATTACAGAAAACAATACAATTCGCTTAGCCTTTAAAAGACTACATGGAGAACATGGAAAAATATTGGCCGTAATTGATAAAAAAAAATCTCTTCTTGGAGTGATTTCTACCGGTGATTTACGAAGGGCAATTTTAGATGGTTATAATTTAAATGATAAAATAAAAAAAATATATAATCGTAATGTAACTTATGTTTACAAAGATGAACTGGAAAAAAAGAAATTAAATAAAAGTAATTTTGGCAGTGGCAGTTTAGGAGACTCAACCTTTTATGTGCCTATAGTAAATAATAATAAAAAAGTTTATGACATGATACCAGTTGAAAAGGTCTTGGCAACTCTTGAAAATAGAAAACTAATGCCCAGTAAAAAAAAAAGAACGCTACCAAAAATTTTAATAGTAGGTGGGGGTGGTTTTATTGGTACTGTTTTAGCCTCTAAACTTTTAGAGAAAAACTACCACGTCACAATACTTGATAAATTAATTTATGATCATAAAATAATTAAAAAAAATTTTAACAAAAAAAAAAATTTAAATTTCATATTAGGTGACGTCTGTGATTTAAATACCCAAATTAAAGCAATAAAAGAAATTGATATTGTGGTATATTTAGCAGAGATAGTTGGGGATCCTGCCTGTAGTGCTAAGCCTGAAGATGCTCTTAAGACGAATTATTTATCAGTACTGAGTTTTGCACACCTCTGTTCACATCTTGCTATTGATAAATTTATCTATACGTCTTCCTGTAGTGTTTATGGATTAGATAAAAATAATAAACTTTTAAATGAAAAATCTAATCTAAACCCAGTTTCTCATTATGCACGAATAAAAATCATGTCAGAAAAAGCATTATTATCTAGCTCAAATAATTATTTTAAACCAACAATAGTAAGGCTTGGCACAGTATTTGGTCCTTCAAAAAGAATGAGGTTTGATCTTGTGGTAAATACAATGTCAAAATTTGCTTATTTTAATAATAAAATTGATGTTTTCGGTGGAAATCAGTGGAGACCAAATATACATGTTGAAGATGTAGCTGATGGAATAATTTCAATAATAAAGTCGAAAAAGAAGAAAATAGAAAATCAAATCTTTAACTTATCAAATGATAAATTAAATTTACAAATAATTGATATTGCCGAAAAAGTAAAAACCACATTCAAAAATGCAAAACTTAATGTTATAAAAACTTCTACAGACCCTAGAAATTACAAGGTTACTTCAAGAAAAATCAAAAATAAAACTGGTTTTGTAGCAAAGAAAAGTATTGAAAATTCATTAAAAGAGATAAAAAATATGTTTAGATTAAAAAAAATAAAAAACCCAGATAATAAAATCTACAATAATTTTTTGAGTTTGAAATAG
- the pseC gene encoding UDP-4-amino-4,6-dideoxy-N-acetyl-beta-L-altrosamine transaminase: protein MLKRFLPYSRQNIDNRDIKSVIQVLKSDFITQGPNINKFEKEFAKYVGARYAVSCATGTAALHLSCLALGLNSKSSLLTSSITFVASANCAEFLGAKVYLTDVDKDTYCMCPTSLEKLLKKNKIDVVVPVHMSGHSSDMKKIYRLKKKYNFKIIEDSCHALGGKYNKYKIGSCKYSDVSTFSFHPVKPITTGEGGMITTNNKQIYEKLLIYRTHGIIKDQNKFLNKKNAFDKKIVNRWYYEMIDLGYNYRLTDIQSALGLSQLKKLDEFTVKRNKIAKRYDEGFKKNKNIITPKVNKNINHAYHLYTILINFKKIGKTRNEIMTELFNNKIGSQVLYIPVYEQPYYNKKYKFKIKNFKNSQNYYNQALSIPIFPDLKLKEQDYIINLINKITN, encoded by the coding sequence ATGCTAAAAAGATTTTTACCTTATAGCAGACAAAACATAGATAATCGTGATATTAAAAGTGTAATTCAAGTTTTAAAATCAGATTTTATTACACAAGGACCAAATATTAATAAATTCGAAAAAGAATTTGCTAAATATGTAGGGGCTAGATATGCAGTTTCTTGTGCAACTGGTACAGCTGCATTACACTTATCTTGTTTAGCTCTTGGTCTTAATTCTAAATCATCTTTGTTAACCTCAAGTATAACATTTGTAGCCTCTGCTAACTGTGCAGAATTTTTAGGTGCTAAAGTTTATTTAACAGACGTTGATAAAGATACATATTGTATGTGTCCAACATCATTAGAAAAATTACTTAAAAAAAATAAAATAGATGTTGTTGTGCCTGTTCATATGTCTGGTCATAGCTCAGATATGAAAAAAATTTATAGATTAAAAAAAAAATATAATTTTAAAATTATAGAAGACTCATGTCATGCACTAGGAGGCAAATATAACAAATACAAAATTGGCTCTTGTAAATATTCAGATGTATCAACATTTAGCTTTCATCCTGTAAAACCTATCACAACTGGAGAAGGTGGTATGATTACCACAAATAATAAACAAATTTATGAAAAATTGTTAATTTATAGAACCCATGGGATTATAAAAGACCAAAACAAATTTCTTAATAAAAAAAATGCATTTGATAAAAAAATTGTTAACAGATGGTATTATGAAATGATAGATTTAGGATATAATTATAGATTAACTGATATTCAGTCAGCGCTTGGTCTGAGTCAATTAAAAAAATTGGATGAATTTACAGTTAAAAGAAATAAAATTGCAAAAAGATATGATGAAGGGTTTAAAAAAAATAAAAACATTATTACACCTAAAGTCAATAAAAATATAAATCATGCTTATCATCTCTACACTATTTTAATTAACTTTAAAAAGATCGGCAAAACAAGAAATGAAATTATGACAGAATTATTTAACAATAAAATTGGAAGTCAAGTTTTATATATCCCTGTATATGAACAACCTTATTACAATAAAAAATATAAATTTAAGATTAAAAACTTTAAAAATTCACAAAATTATTACAATCAAGCTTTAAGCATTCCAATTTTTCCTGATTTAAAACTTAAAGAACAAGATTATATAATTAATCTTATAAATAAAATTACGAATTAA
- a CDS encoding ABC transporter ATP-binding protein, which translates to MITIGALLDMIGVASILPFMAVLTNPSIVDTNLALNILYQASYNFGVENIQQFLFALGVLVFVTLVITLIFKAFTFYAQIRFIQMCEYGIAKRLVEGYLKQAYSWFLSRNSAELGKNILSEVGAIIGYGINPFLGFVSKGLVAIAIISLLIIADPKLTLIVGSSLGISYVIIFYSIRNYLKKLGKVRFKKNQLRFSAISEAFGAAKEVKVGGLEQVYIKRFSDPAHSFAEAQASSSTIAQLPRFFLEAIGFGGIILLILYMMTKTGNFNNALPIISLYVFAGYRLLPALQVLYSSFAQFTFVGPALDKLYYDIKNLEPSHENQDQGVISLNENITLKNIHYNYPNSSRITLNDISINIPAKSTVGLVGATGSGKTTIVDIILGLLEAQKGTLEIDGKVITKQNSRSWQKSIGYVPQFIYLSDDSVTNNIAFGVETKCIDQKAVEKAAKIANLHNFVIEELPKQYQTTIGERGVRLSGGQRQRIGIARALYHNPKLLILDEATSSLDNQTEEVVMEAVNNLGKKDITIILIAHRLNTVKNCDVIFKLQKGQVIDQGSFDKIITSNKNLSSFS; encoded by the coding sequence ATGATCACAATAGGCGCTTTGTTAGATATGATTGGAGTAGCATCAATCTTACCTTTCATGGCAGTTTTAACTAATCCCAGTATTGTTGATACAAATTTAGCTTTAAATATTTTATATCAAGCTTCCTACAATTTTGGAGTTGAAAATATTCAACAATTTCTGTTTGCATTAGGAGTTTTAGTATTTGTAACATTAGTTATTACACTTATCTTTAAAGCTTTTACATTTTACGCACAAATTAGATTTATTCAAATGTGTGAATACGGTATAGCCAAACGTTTAGTAGAAGGATATCTAAAACAAGCCTATAGTTGGTTTTTAAGTCGTAATAGTGCCGAGCTTGGAAAAAATATTTTATCAGAAGTCGGTGCAATAATTGGATATGGTATAAATCCATTCTTAGGATTTGTTAGTAAAGGTTTAGTCGCAATTGCAATTATATCTTTATTAATTATAGCTGATCCAAAACTTACACTTATAGTTGGTTCTTCACTTGGTATATCTTATGTTATTATTTTTTATTCTATACGTAACTATCTTAAAAAACTTGGAAAGGTGCGTTTTAAAAAAAATCAGTTACGTTTTTCAGCTATCAGTGAAGCATTTGGTGCAGCAAAGGAAGTTAAAGTTGGAGGTTTAGAGCAAGTATATATTAAACGTTTTTCTGATCCTGCACATAGTTTTGCAGAAGCTCAGGCTTCTTCATCAACTATAGCTCAATTACCTCGATTTTTTTTAGAAGCAATAGGTTTTGGTGGCATAATCCTATTAATACTTTATATGATGACAAAAACAGGAAACTTTAACAATGCTTTACCTATTATAAGCCTCTATGTTTTTGCAGGATATCGCCTCTTACCTGCATTGCAAGTACTATATTCCTCTTTTGCTCAATTTACATTTGTTGGGCCTGCTCTTGATAAATTATACTATGATATCAAAAATTTGGAACCTTCTCATGAAAATCAAGATCAGGGAGTTATATCTTTAAATGAAAATATAACTTTAAAAAATATTCATTATAATTATCCAAATTCATCAAGAATAACCTTAAATGATATTAGTATTAATATTCCTGCAAAATCTACAGTTGGACTGGTTGGTGCAACTGGAAGTGGAAAAACTACAATAGTGGATATTATATTAGGATTACTTGAAGCTCAAAAGGGAACTTTAGAAATTGATGGAAAAGTAATTACTAAACAAAACTCAAGATCTTGGCAAAAATCTATTGGTTATGTGCCACAATTCATTTATCTTTCTGATGACTCTGTGACTAATAATATTGCTTTTGGAGTGGAGACTAAGTGTATTGATCAAAAGGCTGTAGAAAAGGCTGCTAAAATTGCAAATTTACATAATTTTGTCATAGAAGAATTGCCCAAACAATACCAAACTACAATTGGTGAAAGAGGAGTAAGATTATCAGGTGGTCAAAGACAACGTATTGGAATAGCACGTGCGTTATATCATAATCCAAAATTATTAATTCTAGATGAAGCAACCAGTTCATTAGATAATCAAACTGAGGAGGTAGTTATGGAAGCAGTTAATAACCTTGGCAAGAAAGATATTACGATTATCCTAATTGCCCATCGCCTAAACACAGTTAAAAATTGTGATGTGATATTTAAACTTCAAAAAGGTCAAGTTATAGATCAAGGATCATTTGATAAAATCATAACTAGTAATAAAAATCTTAGTTCATTTTCATAA
- a CDS encoding GDP-L-fucose synthase family protein: MSKLKIFIAGHNGMVGSALIRNLKTQNVEIITKEKKELNLLNQDDVQNFLKYQKIDQVYLAAAKVGGIHANNTYPAEFIYENLMIQTNVIHGSFLGGIKKLLFLGSSCIYPKNANQPMKEDELLTGKLEPTNEPYAISKIAGIKMCESYNRQYAQSHNIDYRSIMPTNLYGPGDNYHPENSHVVPGLIYRFHEAKVNNLQSVTIWGTGKPKREFLYVDDMANASIHLMNINKKIYDKHVLPMCSHINIGSGEDLTIKELAEIIKEVVRFKGKINFDHSKLDGSHRKFLDSKKINNFGFKPKISLKNGLLKTYQDYIKL, from the coding sequence ATGTCTAAACTCAAAATATTTATAGCAGGACATAATGGTATGGTTGGATCAGCCTTAATCCGTAATTTAAAAACACAAAATGTAGAAATTATTACTAAAGAAAAAAAAGAACTTAATTTATTAAACCAAGATGATGTTCAAAATTTTTTAAAATATCAAAAAATAGATCAAGTATATTTAGCAGCTGCAAAAGTTGGAGGTATTCATGCAAATAATACTTATCCTGCAGAATTTATTTATGAAAATCTGATGATACAAACAAATGTAATTCACGGTTCTTTTTTAGGTGGGATCAAAAAGCTATTATTTTTGGGATCTAGTTGTATTTATCCTAAGAATGCTAACCAACCTATGAAAGAAGATGAGTTATTAACTGGAAAGTTGGAACCAACTAATGAGCCTTACGCTATTTCTAAAATTGCTGGGATTAAAATGTGTGAAAGTTACAACCGTCAATACGCCCAAAGTCATAATATTGACTATAGAAGTATAATGCCAACAAATCTCTATGGACCAGGAGACAATTATCACCCTGAAAATAGCCATGTAGTTCCAGGACTAATCTACCGTTTTCATGAAGCAAAGGTTAATAATTTACAAAGTGTAACTATTTGGGGTACTGGCAAACCAAAACGTGAGTTTTTATATGTAGATGATATGGCTAATGCAAGTATCCATCTTATGAATATAAATAAAAAAATTTATGATAAGCATGTTTTACCTATGTGTAGTCATATAAATATTGGAAGTGGTGAAGATCTTACTATTAAAGAACTTGCAGAAATCATTAAAGAAGTAGTTCGATTTAAAGGAAAAATTAATTTTGATCACTCGAAACTTGATGGAAGTCATAGAAAGTTTTTAGATAGTAAAAAAATAAATAATTTTGGCTTTAAACCAAAAATTAGTTTAAAGAACGGACTTTTAAAAACATATCAAGATTACATAAAGCTTTAA
- the gmd gene encoding GDP-mannose 4,6-dehydratase, which translates to MKKALITGITGQDGSYLAEFLLNKGYEVHGIKRRTSLINTDRIDHLYQDPHEQNRNFILHHGDLTDGTSLIRIIQEVKPDEIYNLAAQSHVAVSFEQPEYTANSDALGALRILEAIRILKLEKKIKYYQASTSELYGATKETPQNEQTPFYPRSPYGVAKLYAYWITVNYREAYGIYACNGILFNHESPVRGETFVTRKITRALARIKLGIQKNLYIGNLSSLRDWGHAKDFVEAQWLMLQQQKPEDFVIATGTQFSVRDFINLASKNLNMKIDWNGKGLNEVGSFNGEDIIKVDPRYFRPTEVENLFGDASKAKDKLNWVPKISFEQLVKEMIDEDLKLAKNDALNNL; encoded by the coding sequence ATGAAAAAAGCTTTAATAACTGGAATAACGGGTCAAGATGGATCTTATCTTGCTGAATTTTTACTTAATAAAGGTTACGAAGTACATGGCATTAAAAGAAGAACTTCTTTAATTAATACAGATAGAATAGATCATTTATATCAAGATCCTCATGAACAAAATAGAAACTTTATTTTACATCATGGCGATTTAACAGATGGAACCTCTTTAATTAGAATTATCCAAGAAGTTAAGCCTGATGAAATTTATAATTTAGCTGCACAAAGTCATGTTGCAGTATCCTTTGAGCAACCTGAATATACTGCAAACTCTGATGCTTTAGGAGCCCTTAGAATTTTGGAAGCAATTCGAATTTTAAAATTAGAAAAAAAAATAAAATACTATCAAGCATCGACATCTGAATTATATGGAGCTACAAAAGAAACTCCTCAAAATGAACAGACACCATTTTATCCAAGAAGTCCATACGGAGTTGCTAAATTGTATGCTTACTGGATAACAGTAAATTATAGAGAAGCTTATGGTATTTATGCTTGTAATGGAATTTTATTTAATCATGAAAGCCCCGTTCGGGGCGAAACTTTTGTTACTAGGAAGATCACAAGAGCTTTAGCAAGAATAAAATTAGGAATTCAAAAAAATTTATATATAGGAAATCTAAGTTCATTGAGAGACTGGGGACATGCTAAAGATTTTGTTGAAGCGCAATGGTTAATGTTACAACAACAAAAACCAGAGGATTTTGTTATTGCAACTGGTACACAATTTTCAGTTCGAGATTTTATCAATTTAGCTTCAAAAAATCTAAATATGAAAATTGATTGGAATGGAAAAGGATTAAATGAAGTTGGTTCTTTTAATGGTGAAGATATCATAAAAGTAGATCCAAGATATTTTAGACCAACAGAAGTTGAAAATTTATTTGGAGATGCCAGTAAAGCAAAAGATAAATTAAACTGGGTTCCTAAAATATCATTTGAACAACTAGTAAAAGAAATGATCGATGAAGATCTAAAGTTAGCAAAAAATGATGCACTTAATAATCTTTAA